A genomic stretch from Parafrankia discariae includes:
- a CDS encoding DUF899 domain-containing protein produces the protein MTTMPDAPIAARPGRPPVVDLATWQAARDELLVREKAHTREGDALAAARRRLPMVEFDGTVEVVGPGGPVPFLDLFQGRDELVVYKHMWHDGAPHQGQCEGCTTAAWHVRDAVYLNARGVSFAVLTTGRWDEVASYTEFMGYTQPWYSVRDVDGLVGGPMGYLTCFLRDGDRAFLTYSTTGRGNEPANGSFGLLDLTPYGRGEEWEDNPAGWPEGHGACWYWRSDADGNATWGPTSRPVPQWTRPGATPVETLGRHDHHC, from the coding sequence ATGACGACCATGCCGGACGCCCCGATCGCCGCGCGGCCAGGCCGCCCGCCCGTCGTCGACCTGGCCACCTGGCAGGCCGCCCGGGACGAGCTGCTGGTCCGGGAGAAGGCCCACACCCGCGAGGGCGACGCCCTCGCCGCGGCCCGCCGCCGGCTGCCGATGGTGGAGTTCGACGGGACGGTCGAGGTCGTCGGACCCGGCGGCCCGGTCCCGTTCCTGGACCTGTTCCAGGGCCGCGACGAGCTCGTGGTCTACAAGCACATGTGGCATGACGGCGCGCCGCACCAGGGACAGTGCGAGGGCTGCACCACCGCGGCCTGGCACGTGAGGGACGCTGTCTACCTCAACGCCCGCGGCGTCTCGTTCGCCGTCCTGACCACGGGTCGGTGGGACGAGGTGGCCTCCTACACCGAGTTCATGGGCTACACCCAGCCCTGGTACTCGGTGCGTGACGTCGACGGGCTGGTCGGTGGCCCCATGGGGTACCTCACCTGTTTTCTGCGCGACGGCGACCGCGCGTTCCTCACCTACTCCACGACGGGCCGCGGCAACGAGCCGGCCAACGGGTCCTTCGGCCTGCTCGACCTGACGCCCTACGGCCGCGGCGAGGAGTGGGAGGACAACCCCGCGGGCTGGCCCGAGGGGCACGGGGCGTGCTGGTACTGGCGGTCGGACGCGGACGGGAACGCCACCTGGGGTCCGACCAGCCGTCCCGTACCGCAGTGGACCCGTCCCGGCGCCACCCCCGTGGAGACCCTCGGCCGGCACGACCACCACTGCTGA
- a CDS encoding IS607 family transposase — translation MNLKEWAESQGVAYVTAQRWFHAGKLPVPARKVGGLILVGEPDRPATSGTVVVYARVSSADQKPDLDRQVARVTGWATGQGLPVDRVVTEVGSALNGHRRKFLVLLRDPAATTIVVEHRDRFARFGAEYVEAALAANGRRLLVVDPAEVDDDLVRDITEILTSMCARLYGRRAAANRARRAVAAATEAAG, via the coding sequence GTGAACCTTAAGGAGTGGGCAGAGTCGCAGGGTGTGGCGTACGTGACCGCCCAGCGCTGGTTCCACGCCGGCAAGCTCCCGGTCCCGGCACGCAAGGTCGGTGGCCTGATCCTCGTCGGCGAGCCCGACCGCCCGGCTACTTCAGGCACGGTGGTCGTGTACGCCAGGGTGTCATCCGCGGACCAGAAGCCTGATCTCGACCGGCAGGTCGCTCGCGTCACCGGCTGGGCCACCGGGCAGGGGCTGCCTGTCGACAGGGTCGTGACCGAGGTCGGGTCGGCGTTGAACGGGCATCGGCGGAAGTTCCTCGTGCTGCTCCGCGACCCCGCGGCGACGACGATCGTCGTCGAGCATCGCGACAGGTTCGCCCGCTTCGGCGCCGAGTACGTCGAGGCCGCTCTCGCCGCGAACGGCCGCCGCCTACTCGTCGTGGACCCAGCCGAGGTCGATGACGACCTGGTCCGTGACATCACCGAGATCCTGACCTCGATGTGCGCCCGGCTGTACGGCCGCCGCGCCGCCGCGAACCGAGCCCGCCGCGCGGTCGCCGCCGCCACTGAGGCGGCCGGATGA
- a CDS encoding SDR family oxidoreductase, which translates to MTAPVLLITGASSGIGAATARLAAGKGWRLVLAARSRQALRDLATELGGPTRAVAAACDIQDWEQVAALPARAEDAFGRLDAVFANAGVFTPTSFLHGTGSPERWREMVLTNVYGTALVARATLPALVRSRGHLVLTGSVTGRITVPGQLYSATKWAVTAMAQSIRAEAAGTGVRVTLLQPGLVDAGDTTPDRAADPRLRPEDVARTVLFALDQPDTVDINEIIIRPTGQAAHR; encoded by the coding sequence ATGACCGCACCCGTTCTGCTGATCACAGGGGCTTCGTCCGGGATCGGTGCCGCTACGGCCCGCCTCGCCGCCGGCAAGGGCTGGCGTCTTGTCCTCGCCGCCCGGTCCCGGCAGGCACTGCGTGACCTGGCCACCGAGTTGGGCGGCCCCACCCGGGCCGTGGCGGCTGCCTGCGACATCCAGGACTGGGAGCAGGTCGCCGCCCTGCCCGCCCGCGCCGAGGATGCGTTCGGCCGGTTGGACGCGGTGTTCGCCAACGCCGGCGTGTTCACCCCCACCTCGTTCCTGCACGGCACCGGTTCCCCCGAGCGGTGGCGGGAGATGGTGCTGACCAACGTCTACGGAACCGCCCTGGTCGCCCGGGCCACCCTGCCCGCTCTCGTGCGCTCCCGGGGACATCTGGTGCTCACCGGTTCGGTGACCGGCCGGATCACCGTGCCCGGGCAGCTCTACTCCGCCACCAAGTGGGCTGTCACCGCCATGGCCCAGTCCATCCGGGCCGAGGCCGCCGGAACCGGCGTGCGCGTCACCCTCCTCCAGCCCGGACTTGTCGACGCCGGCGACACCACACCCGACCGGGCCGCCGACCCCCGACTCCGACCCGAGGACGTCGCCCGCACCGTTCTGTTCGCCCTCGACCAACCCGACACCGTCGACATCAACGAGATCATCATCCGCCCCACCGGGCAGGCGGCGCACCGGTGA
- a CDS encoding aminotransferase-like domain-containing protein, with amino-acid sequence MVASEVRALFAVASRPEIVSLAGGMPAVDALPLEAVASTLSELVTSRGAVALQYGSAQGDPGLRARICDVMAMEGITDAHPDNVVVTVGSQQALDLLTRVFVDPGDVVLTEGPTYVTAINTFAAYQARVVHVAMDGDGLDPEALRETLGRLAAEGARVKLLYTVPTFQNPGGITLTPPRRAEIVEACRRAGVLVVEDNPYGLLSFTGEPVRAMRADAPDDVVYLGSFSKTLAPGMRVGWALAPPPVTARLVLAAESAILSHSMLTQLAVERYLATQPWPEQLKGFREMYRERRDVMLDTLTETMPPGTTWTRPDGGFFVWLTLPDGVDAKAMLPRAIAARVAYVPGTGFYADGSGRNAMRLSYCYPPPERVRDGVRRLARVLRAEIDLRRTFAPRDRRAPDE; translated from the coding sequence ATGGTCGCGTCCGAGGTGCGGGCGCTGTTCGCGGTCGCGAGCCGCCCGGAGATCGTGTCGCTGGCCGGGGGGATGCCGGCCGTGGACGCGCTGCCGCTGGAAGCGGTCGCGTCCACCCTGTCGGAGCTGGTGACGAGTCGCGGCGCGGTGGCGTTGCAGTACGGCTCCGCGCAGGGTGACCCGGGGCTGCGCGCGCGGATCTGCGACGTGATGGCCATGGAGGGCATCACCGACGCCCATCCGGACAACGTGGTGGTGACCGTCGGATCCCAGCAGGCGCTCGACCTGCTCACCCGGGTGTTCGTCGATCCCGGCGACGTGGTGCTCACCGAGGGGCCGACCTACGTCACGGCCATCAACACGTTCGCCGCCTACCAGGCGCGGGTCGTGCACGTCGCGATGGACGGCGACGGCCTCGACCCCGAGGCGCTGCGCGAGACCCTGGGCCGGCTCGCGGCCGAAGGCGCCCGGGTGAAGCTGCTCTACACCGTGCCGACGTTCCAGAACCCGGGTGGGATCACGCTGACCCCGCCGCGGCGCGCCGAGATCGTCGAGGCGTGCCGGCGGGCGGGGGTGCTCGTGGTGGAGGACAACCCGTACGGCCTGCTGTCGTTCACCGGCGAGCCGGTGCGGGCGATGCGCGCGGACGCCCCCGACGACGTCGTCTACCTGGGGTCGTTCTCGAAGACGCTGGCGCCGGGGATGCGGGTCGGCTGGGCGCTGGCCCCGCCGCCGGTGACCGCCCGCCTCGTCCTGGCCGCCGAATCGGCGATCCTGTCGCACAGCATGCTGACGCAGCTCGCGGTGGAGCGGTATCTGGCGACCCAGCCGTGGCCGGAGCAGCTCAAGGGCTTCCGGGAGATGTACCGGGAACGCCGGGACGTCATGCTCGACACCCTCACCGAGACGATGCCCCCGGGCACCACTTGGACCCGGCCCGACGGCGGGTTCTTCGTCTGGCTGACCCTGCCGGACGGGGTGGACGCGAAGGCGATGCTGCCCCGGGCGATCGCCGCCCGGGTCGCCTACGTGCCCGGCACCGGTTTCTACGCCGACGGGTCGGGCCGCAACGCCATGCGGCTGTCGTACTGCTACCCGCCACCGGAGCGCGTCCGCGACGGCGTGCGGCGCCTCGCCCGGGTGCTGCGCGCGGAGATCGACCTCCGGCGGACCTTCGCACCCCGCGATCGCCGAGCCCCCGACGAGTGA
- a CDS encoding VOC family protein, giving the protein MAVAGRVFVSLDCADAMPLAEFWAAMLGGEIMFTTATGTVGVRTDGVWLLAVEIPGYSPPTWPEADIPKQIHLDLAVGDLETAVVESERLGATLAAVQPDPDRWRVLFDPAGHPFCLTTVTPPDNPF; this is encoded by the coding sequence ATGGCCGTCGCTGGACGCGTATTCGTGTCATTGGACTGTGCTGACGCCATGCCGCTCGCCGAGTTCTGGGCCGCGATGCTCGGTGGCGAGATCATGTTCACGACTGCCACGGGCACTGTCGGGGTCCGCACCGACGGGGTCTGGCTCCTCGCCGTGGAGATCCCCGGCTACAGCCCCCCGACCTGGCCTGAGGCCGACATACCCAAACAGATCCATCTGGATCTCGCCGTCGGCGACCTGGAGACAGCGGTAGTCGAGTCCGAACGTCTGGGCGCCACGCTCGCAGCGGTGCAGCCAGACCCCGATCGGTGGCGAGTGCTGTTCGACCCCGCTGGTCATCCGTTCTGCCTGACGACTGTGACTCCACCCGACAACCCTTTCTAG
- a CDS encoding DUF1990 family protein translates to MRLVVAGSLDRELVRYQAAELTYPEPGATTADLPDGYRHLRRRVLVGRGQPVFATAAAVVMSWEMHRRAGLRPAATSPTADVGVTVVMCAGLGRVGVLAACRVVWVLGEADRRGFAYGTLPDHPEVGEEAFVVERDADDAVWLGITAFSRPNGLLPRLAGPAGRGAQTMMTARYARVVRDAVGRREG, encoded by the coding sequence ATGCGTCTGGTCGTCGCCGGGTCGTTGGACCGGGAGCTGGTTCGCTACCAGGCGGCGGAGCTGACCTACCCCGAGCCCGGAGCGACCACCGCCGATCTACCCGATGGCTATCGGCACCTGCGACGTCGTGTGCTGGTGGGGCGGGGACAGCCGGTGTTCGCGACGGCCGCCGCGGTGGTCATGAGCTGGGAGATGCATCGGCGGGCCGGCCTCAGGCCGGCGGCGACCTCCCCCACGGCGGACGTCGGGGTGACCGTCGTGATGTGTGCGGGTCTGGGGCGGGTTGGGGTGCTGGCCGCCTGCCGGGTCGTGTGGGTGCTCGGCGAGGCCGACCGGCGGGGATTCGCCTACGGGACCCTGCCTGATCATCCTGAGGTCGGTGAGGAGGCTTTCGTCGTCGAGCGTGACGCCGACGACGCGGTCTGGCTGGGCATCACGGCCTTCAGCCGGCCGAACGGACTCCTGCCGCGACTCGCCGGGCCCGCGGGCCGAGGGGCACAGACGATGATGACCGCTCGGTACGCCCGGGTGGTGCGAGACGCGGTGGGTCGTCGGGAAGGCTGA